In Candidatus Dormiibacterota bacterium, the following are encoded in one genomic region:
- a CDS encoding PH domain-containing protein: MRTRLRPGEDLVAVVRRHVVVLGGPFAVGLFLSGCLIGAFFVRRPYVRPAAAVLLLLAAAWGLWRWLEWRADLWAVTSQRVIDESGVLTVRAVDSPLDKINEVTSTQSIWGRMLGYGDLNIQTAAEVGSTTIETVARPMELKETILEQQERARYNVAARQAAPFVAAAGGQGRATVLSAAGAVPDAARDDMRECPYCAETIKARAKVCRFCGRSL; this comes from the coding sequence ATGAGAACGCGCCTGAGACCGGGGGAGGATCTGGTGGCGGTCGTGCGCCGCCATGTCGTCGTCCTCGGTGGTCCGTTCGCCGTGGGGCTGTTCCTGTCCGGGTGTCTGATCGGGGCCTTCTTCGTCAGGAGGCCGTACGTTCGGCCGGCCGCCGCCGTCCTCCTTCTGCTCGCGGCGGCGTGGGGGCTGTGGCGCTGGCTCGAGTGGCGGGCGGACCTGTGGGCGGTCACGTCGCAGCGGGTGATCGACGAGTCGGGGGTCCTGACGGTGCGCGCCGTCGACAGCCCGCTCGACAAGATCAACGAGGTCACCAGCACGCAGTCGATCTGGGGGCGGATGCTCGGGTACGGAGACCTGAACATCCAGACGGCGGCGGAGGTCGGATCGACCACGATCGAGACGGTGGCCCGCCCGATGGAGCTCAAGGAGACGATCCTGGAGCAGCAGGAAAGGGCCCGCTACAACGTCGCGGCCCGTCAGGCCGCGCCGTTCGTGGCCGCGGCGGGAGGACAGGGGCGCGCGACGGTGCTGTCGGCGGCGGGTGCCGTGCCGGATGCGGCGAGGGACGACATGCGGGAGTGTCCGTATTGCGCGGAAACGATCAAGGCGCGGGCGAAGGTCTGCCGCTTCTGCGGCCGAAGCCTATGA
- the atpD gene encoding F0F1 ATP synthase subunit beta produces MNVGKVVQIIGPVVDIQFTDENIPQIYTAVRITSEGTEAPVPVDVTAEVEQHLGEGRVRCVAMEPTDGMVRGMKAIDTGAPIMVPVGKETLGRVINVLGKPVDKMGPVNSKTMLPIHREAPSFEEQSTELQMFETGIKVIDLLEPYLKGGKTGLFGGAGVGKTVLIQELIHNVAMKHGGVSVFAGVGERTREGNDLWLEMKESGVISKTALVYGQMTEPPGARLRVGLTGLTVAEYFRDLEGQDVLLFIDNIFRFTQAGSEVSALLGRMPSAVGYQPTLASELGELQERITSTVKGSITSVQAIYVPADDYTDPAPATTFAHLDASTNLSRKISELGIYPAVDPLASTSRILDPRVVGQEHYDTARGVQGILQRYKDLQDIIAILGIDELSEEDKIIVARARKIQKFLSQPFFVAEQFTGLKGKYVPIAESVRSFREVLEGKHDDLPEQAFYLVGAIDEVRDKAEKMKTAA; encoded by the coding sequence ATGAACGTCGGAAAGGTCGTGCAGATCATCGGTCCCGTCGTGGACATTCAGTTCACGGACGAGAACATTCCCCAGATCTATACCGCCGTGCGGATCACCAGCGAAGGGACCGAGGCGCCGGTCCCCGTCGACGTGACCGCCGAGGTGGAGCAGCACCTCGGCGAGGGGCGGGTGCGCTGCGTGGCCATGGAGCCGACCGACGGGATGGTGCGCGGCATGAAGGCGATCGATACGGGCGCCCCGATCATGGTTCCCGTCGGCAAGGAAACTCTCGGACGGGTGATCAACGTACTCGGGAAACCGGTGGACAAGATGGGTCCCGTCAACTCCAAGACGATGCTGCCGATCCATCGCGAGGCGCCGTCCTTCGAGGAGCAGAGCACGGAGCTGCAGATGTTCGAGACCGGGATCAAGGTCATCGATCTGCTCGAGCCGTACCTGAAGGGGGGCAAGACCGGCCTGTTCGGCGGCGCGGGGGTCGGCAAGACGGTCCTGATCCAGGAGCTGATCCACAACGTCGCCATGAAGCACGGCGGCGTGTCGGTCTTCGCCGGTGTCGGCGAGAGGACGCGCGAGGGGAACGATCTCTGGCTCGAGATGAAGGAGTCGGGCGTCATCAGCAAGACCGCGCTGGTCTACGGCCAGATGACCGAGCCGCCGGGCGCGCGTCTGCGTGTCGGGTTGACCGGTCTCACGGTCGCCGAGTATTTCCGCGACCTGGAGGGGCAGGACGTCCTGCTGTTCATCGACAACATCTTCCGCTTCACGCAGGCCGGCTCGGAGGTCTCGGCGCTCCTGGGCCGGATGCCGTCGGCGGTCGGGTACCAGCCGACGCTGGCCAGCGAGCTGGGCGAGCTGCAGGAGAGGATCACCTCCACCGTGAAGGGCTCGATCACCTCGGTGCAGGCGATCTACGTGCCCGCGGACGACTACACCGATCCGGCTCCCGCCACGACCTTCGCCCATCTCGACGCGTCGACCAACCTGTCCCGCAAGATCTCCGAGCTGGGTATCTACCCCGCCGTCGACCCCCTGGCCTCGACCTCGCGCATCCTCGATCCGCGCGTCGTCGGACAGGAGCACTACGACACGGCGCGCGGCGTGCAGGGGATCCTGCAGCGCTACAAGGACCTGCAGGACATCATCGCCATCCTCGGGATCGACGAGCTGTCGGAGGAGGACAAGATCATCGTGGCGCGGGCTCGGAAGATCCAGAAGTTCCTGTCGCAGCCGTTCTTCGTCGCGGAGCAGTTCACCGGGCTGAAGGGGAAATATGTGCCGATCGCCGAGAGCGTGCGCTCCTTCAGGGAAGTCCTCGAGGGGAAACACGACGATCTGCCGGAGCAGGCGTTCTATCTGGTCGGAGCGATCGACGAGGTGCGCGACAAGGCCGAAAAGATGAAGACGGCCGCCTAG
- a CDS encoding F0F1 ATP synthase subunit epsilon has product MPESIHLEVVTPDKRVVSEVVDAVVLPGSEGSLGVLPGHTPLLTTLGIGELAYSRGGAKGYVAIAWGFAEVLPDRVSVLAEIAERAEGIDRERAALARDRALKRLRERATDTDFERAQVALQKSIIRLQISQGIGPNEPS; this is encoded by the coding sequence CTGCCCGAATCGATCCACCTGGAAGTCGTGACGCCCGACAAGCGCGTGGTCAGCGAGGTCGTCGACGCGGTCGTCCTCCCCGGCAGCGAGGGGTCGCTCGGAGTCCTCCCCGGCCACACACCGTTGCTCACGACCCTGGGCATCGGCGAGCTGGCGTACAGTCGCGGCGGCGCGAAGGGATACGTGGCCATCGCCTGGGGGTTCGCCGAGGTCCTGCCGGACCGGGTCAGCGTGCTCGCGGAGATCGCCGAGCGTGCCGAGGGGATCGACCGCGAACGGGCCGCCCTGGCCCGCGACCGCGCCCTGAAGCGTCTGCGCGAGCGCGCGACGGACACCGATTTCGAGCGCGCGCAGGTCGCCCTGCAGAAGTCGATCATCCGCCTCCAGATCAGTCAGGGGATCGGGCCGAACGAGCCTTCCTGA
- a CDS encoding dolichyl-phosphate beta-glucosyltransferase has translation MQAPPRLSIVIPAYNEQARILGSLKAAEAYLLKAEEAAEIVVVDDGSGDGTAEMVERFARDRPQGGPVSARLLRNGRNRGKGYSIKHGVLMALGDLVLISDADFSTPIDELPVLRQAVENEGYGIAIGSRGLEASRVEIHQAAWREMMGRGFNALVRLLTGLPFRDTQCGFKLARRQEVLPLFRAARVERFAWDVEILYLARKAGVRVREVPVLWRNAAGTKVNALIDPFDMLKDIARVLVRDRLGRYGRLGARPEGGDART, from the coding sequence ATGCAGGCGCCGCCGAGACTCTCGATCGTCATTCCCGCCTACAATGAACAGGCCCGGATCCTCGGAAGCCTGAAGGCGGCGGAGGCCTATCTCCTCAAGGCCGAGGAGGCGGCCGAGATCGTGGTCGTGGACGACGGCAGCGGGGACGGCACCGCCGAAATGGTGGAGCGCTTCGCGCGCGACCGGCCTCAGGGCGGGCCGGTCTCGGCCAGGCTCCTTCGCAACGGCCGAAACCGCGGCAAGGGGTACAGCATCAAGCACGGGGTCCTCATGGCCCTGGGGGACCTGGTACTGATCTCCGACGCCGATTTCTCGACGCCGATCGACGAACTGCCGGTCCTGAGGCAGGCGGTGGAGAACGAGGGATACGGCATCGCGATCGGCTCCCGCGGGCTCGAGGCGTCGCGCGTGGAGATCCACCAGGCCGCCTGGCGGGAGATGATGGGGCGCGGATTCAACGCCCTGGTGCGCCTCCTGACCGGCCTGCCGTTCAGGGACACGCAGTGCGGCTTCAAACTGGCGCGCCGGCAGGAGGTCCTGCCGCTGTTCCGCGCCGCGCGCGTCGAGCGCTTCGCCTGGGACGTGGAGATCCTGTACCTGGCCCGGAAGGCGGGCGTGCGGGTGCGCGAGGTGCCGGTGCTCTGGCGAAACGCCGCGGGGACGAAGGTCAACGCCCTCATCGACCCGTTCGACATGCTCAAGGACATCGCGCGGGTTCTCGTGCGCGACCGGCTCGGACGATATGGGCGGCTGGGCGCACGGCCGGAAGGCGGGGACGCGAGGACATGA
- the rfaE2 gene encoding D-glycero-beta-D-manno-heptose 1-phosphate adenylyltransferase, which produces MKRRGSPAKIVKAPRAAARVRLQQKRGRAVVFTNGCFDLLHAGHVALLEAARGQGDFLVVGVNTDPSVRRLKGRGRPIVPLRERMEVLAALRSVDCVVPFAEPTPARLVARLRPDVLVKGSDYRVPEIVGREVVLARGGRVVTVPLRRGRSTTDLIRRVLRAAR; this is translated from the coding sequence ATGAAGAGGCGGGGCTCCCCGGCGAAGATCGTGAAGGCGCCACGCGCCGCGGCCCGGGTGCGTCTCCAGCAGAAGCGCGGTCGCGCGGTCGTCTTCACGAACGGCTGCTTCGACCTCCTGCACGCCGGCCACGTGGCCCTTCTCGAGGCGGCCCGCGGCCAGGGGGATTTCCTGGTCGTCGGCGTGAATACAGATCCCTCTGTTCGCCGCCTGAAGGGGAGGGGCCGGCCGATCGTCCCGCTCCGGGAGAGGATGGAGGTCCTCGCCGCCCTGCGTTCCGTCGATTGCGTCGTCCCGTTCGCTGAACCGACACCCGCGCGACTCGTCGCTCGGCTTCGTCCGGACGTCCTGGTCAAGGGCTCCGATTACCGCGTGCCGGAGATCGTCGGACGCGAAGTCGTCCTGGCCAGGGGCGGAAGAGTGGTGACGGTGCCGTTGCGGCGCGGCCGCTCGACCACCGATTTGATCCGCCGGGTGCTGCGTGCGGCCCGCTGA
- the mfd gene encoding transcription-repair coupling factor, with amino-acid sequence MSSVLHSLLDFAARDREVRPVIEEMARDGGRRVALAGLNPAAAAVLVAGLVDRSPTGKILLLVPGEKESEQFRADLDFASTARRGGGARVHLFPSLEADPYQELSPHLMVACEREQALRALRDPGPAIVVVPTRALISPLAPAEVFDAHRYELHEGRPLRPDELSEFLLEAGYVRVDLISAMGEFSRRGGIIDFHAPGGVAPVRVEFWGEEVESLRTFDPATQRSTGRIGKASVPPVREYPWSRAALEKLRVVLESRRASRGTKARRLAEHDDLAARTETLQAGGTFAGFEACVRLVEERPASLFDYAPRALLVSWEESQVLSDLESVYVEMHASFDLSEDYGMPPPEDLLLPRDELGPRARQARLRLSELALEEGHERVVRVPCAPARAYKGRIQDLASDLKQAPPATTTVFLMESAGRIERLREVLREYDLPAAVLVEGEAQEAAHAAPASSLLIVPGRLSQGFVLPGADLSVLTEREVFGEHAEHETRRRKVAAFSPDFRDLKVGDLVVHVDHGIGRYAGIARVGEDGASRDFMLLTYEGGDRLYVPVDRLDLVQRYSGVAGQRPHLDRLGGPGWERTKKKVRKAMQEMAGDLLDLYAARAAARGHAFPEDTAWQKEFEDAFPYELTPDQARAVTDVKADMEKEGPMDRLICGDVGFGKTEVAMRAAFKAVMDGKQVAVLCPTTVLAFQHLNTFRERFSSWPAVIEMISRFRSPREQKAILQAVAARKVDVLIGTHRLLSKDVKFHDLGLLVVDEEQRFGVAHKESIKAMKKDVDVLTLTATPIPRTLQMSLAGIRDMSVIETPPENRLAIQTAIVPFREGVIAAAIRSELKRGGQVYLVHNRVESIGSMANFIRRLVPEVRLGVAHGQMSEGMLERTMLAFLSGEFDVLLATTIIENGLDIPRVNTIIVNRADRFGLAQLYQLRGRVGRSDRRAYAYLVVPARKALAAVARRRLKALQEFSELGSGFRIAAMDLEIRGAGNLLGAEQSGHIAAVGFEMYCRLLERTVQEMKGETVRPEVKAQINLAVDIKIPEDYIPDFSERLVLYKKISSVAGEEELARIRDEIRDIYGEIPRPAENLLALGAVRLLADHLQIRAIDYASGRVQIRFSEEATTHPDVLVSLASSRPGVSLTPAGVLRLDLDGALAPPGTIRPAVDQWRIAAVLDLLKSIRTGDSMRPASQPTAVGPPAEDR; translated from the coding sequence GTGAGCTCCGTCCTTCATTCGCTTCTCGATTTCGCGGCGCGCGACCGCGAGGTACGCCCCGTCATCGAAGAGATGGCCCGCGACGGCGGGCGCCGCGTCGCGCTGGCCGGATTGAACCCGGCGGCGGCCGCGGTCCTGGTCGCGGGGCTGGTGGATCGGTCGCCGACAGGGAAGATCCTCCTCCTCGTCCCCGGGGAGAAGGAGTCGGAGCAGTTCCGCGCCGACCTGGACTTCGCGTCGACCGCCCGGCGGGGCGGGGGGGCGCGGGTGCACCTGTTCCCCTCTCTCGAAGCCGACCCCTACCAGGAGCTGTCGCCTCACTTGATGGTGGCCTGCGAGCGGGAGCAGGCGCTGCGCGCCCTGCGCGATCCGGGACCGGCCATCGTCGTCGTTCCGACGCGCGCCCTGATCTCCCCTCTCGCACCCGCCGAGGTCTTCGACGCTCACCGCTACGAGCTCCACGAGGGGCGTCCGCTGCGGCCGGACGAACTCTCCGAATTCCTCCTGGAGGCCGGATACGTCCGGGTCGACCTGATCTCCGCCATGGGGGAGTTCTCGCGTCGCGGCGGGATCATCGACTTCCATGCCCCCGGCGGCGTGGCACCGGTGCGCGTGGAGTTCTGGGGTGAAGAAGTCGAATCGCTGCGCACCTTCGATCCGGCCACGCAGCGCTCGACCGGCCGGATCGGAAAGGCCTCCGTCCCTCCGGTGCGGGAGTACCCCTGGTCCAGGGCGGCGCTCGAGAAGCTGCGTGTCGTTCTGGAGTCGCGGCGGGCCTCACGCGGGACGAAGGCGCGGCGGCTCGCGGAGCACGACGACCTGGCGGCCCGCACCGAGACGCTCCAGGCCGGCGGGACATTCGCCGGCTTCGAGGCCTGTGTCCGGCTGGTGGAAGAGCGTCCCGCGTCGCTCTTCGATTACGCCCCGCGCGCCCTCCTGGTCTCCTGGGAGGAGAGCCAGGTGCTGTCCGACCTGGAATCGGTCTACGTCGAGATGCACGCCTCCTTCGACCTGTCGGAGGACTACGGCATGCCCCCTCCGGAGGACCTGCTCCTGCCGCGCGACGAGCTCGGCCCCAGGGCCCGGCAGGCGCGCCTTCGATTGTCGGAGCTGGCCCTCGAGGAGGGACACGAAAGGGTGGTGCGCGTCCCCTGCGCCCCGGCCCGCGCCTACAAGGGGCGCATCCAGGACCTTGCTTCCGACCTGAAGCAGGCCCCGCCCGCGACCACGACGGTGTTCCTCATGGAAAGCGCCGGCCGGATCGAGAGGCTCAGGGAGGTCCTGCGGGAGTACGACCTCCCCGCCGCGGTGCTGGTGGAGGGGGAGGCGCAGGAGGCGGCACACGCGGCCCCCGCCTCGTCGCTTTTGATCGTCCCCGGCCGCCTGTCGCAGGGGTTCGTGCTGCCGGGCGCGGATCTCAGCGTCCTGACCGAGCGCGAGGTGTTCGGCGAGCACGCCGAGCACGAGACCCGCAGGCGGAAGGTGGCCGCCTTCAGCCCCGATTTCCGCGACCTCAAGGTCGGCGATCTCGTCGTGCACGTCGACCACGGCATCGGGCGATACGCCGGGATCGCGCGCGTGGGAGAGGACGGGGCGTCCCGCGATTTCATGCTCCTGACCTACGAGGGGGGCGACCGCCTGTATGTCCCGGTCGACCGGCTGGATCTGGTGCAGCGTTACTCCGGCGTGGCGGGCCAGAGACCGCACCTGGACCGGCTCGGCGGTCCGGGATGGGAGCGCACGAAGAAGAAGGTCAGGAAGGCGATGCAGGAGATGGCGGGGGACCTCCTCGATCTCTACGCCGCGCGGGCCGCGGCGCGCGGCCATGCCTTCCCGGAGGACACCGCCTGGCAGAAGGAGTTCGAGGACGCCTTCCCCTACGAATTGACGCCCGACCAGGCGCGGGCGGTGACGGACGTCAAGGCGGACATGGAGAAGGAGGGGCCGATGGACCGCCTCATCTGCGGCGACGTCGGCTTCGGAAAGACCGAGGTGGCCATGCGCGCCGCGTTCAAGGCGGTCATGGACGGCAAGCAGGTGGCGGTCCTCTGCCCCACCACCGTCCTGGCGTTCCAGCACCTCAACACCTTCCGCGAGAGATTCTCGTCCTGGCCGGCGGTCATCGAGATGATCTCGCGCTTCCGCTCGCCGCGCGAGCAGAAGGCGATCCTGCAGGCGGTCGCGGCGCGCAAGGTGGACGTCCTGATCGGCACGCACCGGCTGCTGTCGAAGGACGTGAAGTTCCACGACCTCGGTCTTCTGGTCGTGGACGAGGAGCAGCGCTTCGGCGTGGCGCACAAGGAATCGATCAAGGCGATGAAGAAGGACGTGGACGTCCTGACCCTGACCGCCACGCCGATCCCGCGGACCCTGCAGATGTCCCTGGCCGGCATCCGCGACATGTCGGTCATCGAGACGCCGCCGGAGAACCGCCTGGCGATCCAGACCGCCATCGTTCCGTTCAGGGAAGGGGTGATCGCCGCCGCCATCCGCAGCGAGCTGAAGCGCGGCGGGCAGGTCTACCTCGTGCACAACCGCGTCGAATCGATCGGATCGATGGCGAACTTCATCCGGAGGCTTGTTCCGGAGGTCCGGCTGGGGGTGGCCCACGGCCAGATGAGCGAGGGGATGCTGGAGCGCACGATGCTCGCGTTTCTGTCCGGCGAGTTCGACGTCCTCCTGGCGACCACCATCATCGAGAACGGCCTGGACATCCCGCGGGTCAATACGATCATCGTCAACCGCGCCGACCGCTTCGGCCTGGCGCAGCTCTACCAGCTGCGCGGCCGCGTCGGCCGATCCGATCGCCGCGCCTACGCCTACCTCGTGGTCCCGGCGCGCAAGGCGCTGGCCGCGGTCGCCCGCCGCCGGCTGAAGGCGTTGCAGGAGTTCTCCGAGCTCGGTTCCGGATTCCGCATAGCCGCCATGGACCTCGAGATCCGCGGCGCGGGGAACCTCCTGGGGGCCGAGCAGAGCGGTCACATCGCCGCCGTCGGGTTCGAGATGTACTGCCGCCTCCTCGAGAGGACCGTGCAGGAGATGAAGGGGGAGACGGTCCGCCCCGAGGTCAAGGCGCAAATCAACCTGGCGGTGGACATCAAGATCCCGGAGGACTACATCCCCGACTTCAGCGAGAGGCTCGTCCTCTACAAGAAGATCTCCTCGGTGGCCGGCGAGGAGGAGCTGGCGCGCATCCGCGACGAGATCCGCGACATTTACGGAGAGATCCCGAGACCCGCCGAGAACCTCCTGGCCCTGGGGGCCGTGCGTCTCCTGGCCGACCACCTGCAGATCCGCGCCATCGACTACGCATCCGGGCGCGTCCAGATCCGGTTTTCGGAGGAGGCCACGACCCACCCGGACGTCCTGGTGAGTCTCGCCTCGAGCCGTCCCGGCGTCAGTCTCACCCCCGCCGGGGTCCTGCGCCTCGATCTGGACGGCGCCCTGGCCCCTCCCGGGACGATTCGGCCCGCCGTCGACCAGTGGCGCATCGCCGCGGTTCTCGACCTCTTGAAGTCGATCCGGACGGGTGATAGCATGCGGCCTGCTTCGCAGCCTACCGCTGTCGGGCCACCCGCCGAGGACAGGTGA
- a CDS encoding peptidyl-prolyl cis-trans isomerase, with protein MRNRTPQENDRAQVRGLRRCACAAAVLLLPLSACTGKTGSAPEAGAASTPATTRAQAMLDAQVIATVGGDPMPLKAFDRYLADNAGDSEDDDAEQSNAIKSRLLDQMLEEQLLLRAAKGLGVTVSESEIDDYLSQIGVSEGEAEVAGSEGKEAFRDKVRQSLVLQKVKDKAVLSKVEVTPGEVDDYLKKQPETARVPRSVVLRQILIDDKSLADKLSAQLAKDPSKFESLARDNSAAPDKGQARAFGEDDLPAEIKEAAFKLEPGQVSPVVEYAGMYLILQQVRTMEAKDADLTDVRRRAQLELFRKKGEQALERYIADLKKDTEIHVNRAVLPFDYTGEYRN; from the coding sequence GTGAGGAACCGGACGCCCCAGGAGAACGATCGAGCCCAGGTGCGCGGCCTGCGGCGATGTGCGTGCGCCGCGGCGGTTCTCCTCCTGCCGCTTTCCGCCTGCACCGGAAAGACCGGGTCGGCGCCCGAGGCGGGAGCCGCCTCGACACCGGCAACGACGCGCGCCCAGGCGATGCTCGACGCCCAGGTCATCGCCACCGTGGGGGGCGATCCCATGCCGCTCAAGGCGTTCGATCGCTACCTCGCCGACAACGCCGGCGACTCCGAGGACGACGACGCCGAGCAGAGCAACGCCATCAAGAGCCGCCTCCTCGACCAGATGCTCGAAGAGCAGCTCCTGCTGCGGGCCGCGAAGGGGCTCGGCGTCACGGTGTCCGAATCGGAGATCGACGACTACCTGAGCCAGATCGGCGTCAGCGAAGGAGAGGCCGAGGTCGCCGGTTCGGAAGGGAAGGAGGCCTTCCGGGACAAGGTCCGCCAGAGCCTCGTCCTCCAGAAGGTGAAGGACAAGGCGGTCCTCAGCAAGGTCGAAGTAACGCCGGGGGAGGTCGACGACTATCTCAAGAAGCAGCCCGAGACCGCCCGCGTTCCCCGTTCGGTTGTCCTGCGTCAGATCCTGATCGATGATAAGAGCCTGGCCGATAAGCTGTCCGCCCAGCTGGCGAAGGACCCTTCGAAGTTCGAGAGTCTGGCCCGGGACAACTCGGCGGCGCCGGACAAGGGGCAGGCCAGGGCCTTCGGCGAGGATGATCTGCCGGCCGAGATCAAGGAGGCCGCCTTCAAGCTGGAGCCGGGGCAGGTCAGCCCCGTCGTGGAATATGCCGGGATGTACCTCATTCTGCAGCAGGTGCGCACGATGGAGGCCAAGGATGCCGATCTCACGGACGTCCGCCGCCGCGCCCAGCTGGAGCTGTTCCGCAAGAAGGGGGAGCAGGCTCTCGAGCGCTACATCGCCGACCTCAAGAAGGACACGGAGATCCATGTCAATCGCGCCGTTCTTCCCTTCGACTACACGGGCGAGTACAGGAATTAG